A portion of the Gigantopelta aegis isolate Gae_Host chromosome 10, Gae_host_genome, whole genome shotgun sequence genome contains these proteins:
- the LOC121383204 gene encoding myosin regulatory light chain, smooth muscle-like isoform X1 has product MAEEAIKKKEEPKRAQRATSNVFAMFRQAQVQEFKEAFTMIDQNRDGIIDIEDLKDMYSNLGRIPPDDELKEMLSEAPGPLNFTMFLNLFGEKLSGTDPEDTIRNAFAMFDESGKGYLPEEYIKDLLTNMGDNFTQDELRQTWKEAPIEKGQFDYNAFTSLLKGKQAEEEQA; this is encoded by the exons ATGGCAGAGGAG GCAATTAAAAAGAAGGAAGAACCAAAGCGCGCTCAGCGTGCAACATCCAACGTTTTTGCCATGTTTCGCCAGGCGCAGGTTCAGGAATTCAAAGAG GCATTCACCATGATTGACCAAAACAGGGATGGCATCATCGACATTGAAGATCTTAAAGATATGTACTCAAATCTTG GAAGGATCCCTCCAGATGATGAACTGAAGGAGATGTTGAGCGAGGCTCCTGGTCCTCTCAATTTCACCATGTTCCTCAATCTGTTCGGTGAAAAACTCAGCG GCACTGATCCAGAAGACACAATCAGGAATGCGTTTGCCATGTTTGACGAATCTGGAAAAGGCTACCTCCCAGAAGAATA cATCAAGGACTTGCTAACAAATATGGGTGATAACTTTACACAGGATGAA CTTAGACAAACGTGGAAAGAGGCACCTATAGAAAAGGGACAGTTTGACTACAATGCCTTCACTTCACTCCTTAAGGGTAAACAGGCGGAAGAGGAGCAAGCATAA
- the LOC121383204 gene encoding myosin regulatory light chain A, smooth adductor muscle-like isoform X2 has translation MAEEEGGKKRGERHASNVFAKLSKKMMQEMKEAFTMIDQNRDGIIDIEDLKDMYSNLGRIPPDDELKEMLSEAPGPLNFTMFLNLFGEKLSGTDPEDTIRNAFAMFDESGKGYLPEEYIKDLLTNMGDNFTQDELRQTWKEAPIEKGQFDYNAFTSLLKGKQAEEEQA, from the exons ATGGCAGAGGAG GAAGGCGGGAAGAAGCGGGGAGAGCGGCACGCATCGAACGTTTTTGCTAAACTCTCCAAGAAAATGATGCAGGAGATGAAAGAG GCATTCACCATGATTGACCAAAACAGGGATGGCATCATCGACATTGAAGATCTTAAAGATATGTACTCAAATCTTG GAAGGATCCCTCCAGATGATGAACTGAAGGAGATGTTGAGCGAGGCTCCTGGTCCTCTCAATTTCACCATGTTCCTCAATCTGTTCGGTGAAAAACTCAGCG GCACTGATCCAGAAGACACAATCAGGAATGCGTTTGCCATGTTTGACGAATCTGGAAAAGGCTACCTCCCAGAAGAATA cATCAAGGACTTGCTAACAAATATGGGTGATAACTTTACACAGGATGAA CTTAGACAAACGTGGAAAGAGGCACCTATAGAAAAGGGACAGTTTGACTACAATGCCTTCACTTCACTCCTTAAGGGTAAACAGGCGGAAGAGGAGCAAGCATAA